A single region of the Bacteroides luhongzhouii genome encodes:
- a CDS encoding SLC13 family permease — MYKIFHGFHLVEAYQDLKKAKRLAKNQTVARCIKLTVAITLSLILWLLPIDTFGIEGLTVIEQRLISIFIFATLMWVFEAVPAWTTSVLIVVLLLLTVSDSSLWFLIQGVPTEELGQTVKYKSIMHCFADPIIMLFIGGFILAIAATKSGLDVLLARVMLRPFGTQSRYVLLGFILVTAAFSMFLSNTATAAMMLTFLTPVLKALPADGKGKIGLAMAIPVAANVGGMGTPIGTPPNAIALKYLNDPEGLNLNIGFGEWMSFMLPYTIIVLFIAWFILLRLFPFKQKNIELQIEGEAKKDWRSIVVYITFAITVILWMFDKVTGVNSNVVAMIPVAVFCITGVITKRDLEEISWSVLWMVAGGFALGVALQETGLAKHMIEAIPFNTWPPVLMIVGSGLICYAMANFISHTATAALLVPILAIAGSSMRENLYSLGGVETLLIGVAIGSSLAMILPISTPPNALAHATGMIQQKDMEKVGIIMGIIGLILGYTMLIILGSNKLL; from the coding sequence ATGTACAAGATTTTTCATGGCTTCCATCTAGTGGAAGCTTATCAGGATTTAAAGAAAGCCAAACGGTTAGCAAAAAATCAGACAGTGGCCAGATGTATAAAGTTAACCGTAGCTATTACCCTTTCCCTTATTTTATGGCTCCTCCCAATTGACACATTTGGTATAGAAGGGTTAACTGTTATAGAACAAAGACTTATTTCTATCTTTATTTTTGCCACACTTATGTGGGTATTCGAGGCTGTCCCTGCATGGACCACTTCCGTGCTGATTGTCGTTTTATTGTTACTTACCGTTTCCGACAGCAGTTTATGGTTCCTCATTCAAGGGGTTCCAACAGAAGAATTGGGACAGACAGTCAAATATAAGTCCATTATGCACTGCTTTGCCGATCCTATCATTATGTTATTTATTGGTGGTTTCATACTTGCTATCGCAGCAACCAAAAGCGGATTGGACGTATTGTTGGCACGCGTCATGCTAAGACCTTTCGGAACACAATCACGCTATGTACTATTAGGGTTCATTCTTGTTACAGCTGCATTTTCAATGTTTCTTAGCAATACGGCTACAGCAGCCATGATGCTTACTTTCCTTACTCCTGTATTAAAAGCACTTCCGGCAGACGGTAAAGGTAAAATAGGTTTGGCCATGGCTATTCCTGTGGCTGCCAATGTAGGCGGTATGGGAACTCCTATCGGCACACCGCCCAACGCTATCGCTTTAAAATACCTGAATGACCCGGAAGGACTGAACCTGAACATCGGTTTCGGAGAATGGATGAGTTTTATGTTACCCTATACTATTATTGTATTGTTTATCGCCTGGTTTATACTTTTACGATTGTTTCCCTTTAAACAAAAGAATATTGAGTTACAAATTGAAGGTGAAGCCAAAAAAGATTGGCGTTCCATTGTGGTTTATATCACTTTTGCCATCACAGTCATACTTTGGATGTTTGACAAAGTGACAGGAGTAAATTCAAATGTAGTAGCTATGATTCCGGTAGCCGTATTCTGTATAACGGGAGTCATCACTAAACGTGACTTGGAAGAAATCAGTTGGAGCGTACTCTGGATGGTAGCCGGTGGCTTCGCCCTAGGCGTTGCTTTACAGGAAACCGGGCTGGCCAAGCATATGATTGAAGCTATCCCCTTCAACACATGGCCTCCTGTATTAATGATTGTCGGCTCCGGGCTGATTTGTTATGCTATGGCAAACTTCATCTCACATACGGCTACCGCCGCATTGCTTGTCCCCATTCTTGCCATTGCAGGAAGCAGCATGCGCGAAAATCTGTATTCATTAGGTGGAGTCGAAACTTTATTGATCGGGGTAGCAATCGGTTCATCATTAGCAATGATATTGCCTATTAGTACTCCTCCCAACGCATTGGCGCATGCCACAGGCATGATTCAGCAAAAGGATATGGAGAAAGTCGGCATAATCATGGGAATTATCGGATTGATACTGGGATATACTATGTTGATTATACTTGGCTCCAACAAGTTATTATAA
- a CDS encoding histidine-type phosphatase → MKVILIFLAVLLYPVTSLLGQSGVQKYAGTAMPYPLIKALSTSNHEGMTPFYINHLGRHGARFPTSGKALEKVKGALVLAEQEKRLTAKGVELLATVLQLSEAFDGQWGELSPIGEQEQKEIAERMLFRYPELFADSARIEAIATYVPRCINSMDAFLSGMKKRDSSLVIQRNAGKQYDTFLRFFDLNQPYLHYKEKGGWIPLYESFVRDKIMVAPVMNRIFLTSGKETEQESREFVMALFSIAAILPDTGLPFDMKDLFRNEEWYNYWQTQNLRQYMTKSAAPIGNMLPVAIAWPLLSEFIRTTEKAINGQSDNRANLRFAHAETVIPFVALMGIGKTDIQVTSSDSVSTYWKDYDIAPMAANVQWILYHDENSQVWIKVLLNEKEVSIPVVTSRFPYYRWEEVREFLEQRIAMSKKILSGFQNKNG, encoded by the coding sequence ATGAAAGTAATACTGATATTTTTAGCCGTTTTGCTTTACCCGGTAACTTCTCTACTTGGACAAAGTGGAGTTCAGAAATATGCGGGTACAGCTATGCCATACCCTTTAATAAAAGCTTTGTCCACTTCGAACCATGAGGGTATGACTCCTTTTTATATCAACCATTTAGGGAGGCACGGAGCACGTTTTCCGACTTCCGGGAAAGCCTTGGAAAAAGTTAAAGGTGCGCTTGTCTTGGCGGAACAGGAGAAAAGGTTGACGGCAAAAGGGGTGGAATTACTTGCTACGGTATTACAACTGTCTGAAGCTTTTGACGGACAATGGGGAGAACTGTCGCCAATAGGTGAACAAGAGCAAAAGGAAATTGCAGAACGTATGTTATTTCGTTATCCGGAACTATTTGCTGATTCAGCTCGGATTGAAGCCATAGCTACTTATGTTCCTCGTTGCATTAACAGCATGGATGCTTTTCTTTCCGGTATGAAGAAACGTGATTCTTCACTGGTCATACAGCGAAATGCAGGAAAACAATATGATACTTTTCTTCGTTTTTTTGATTTGAACCAGCCTTATCTTCATTATAAGGAAAAAGGAGGCTGGATTCCATTATATGAATCATTTGTCCGGGATAAGATAATGGTCGCTCCGGTCATGAATAGAATCTTTCTTACCTCGGGAAAGGAAACGGAACAGGAAAGCCGGGAATTTGTCATGGCTTTGTTTTCAATAGCAGCAATACTTCCCGATACGGGCTTGCCTTTTGATATGAAAGATCTTTTTAGAAATGAAGAATGGTACAATTATTGGCAGACACAGAACTTACGGCAATATATGACCAAAAGTGCGGCGCCGATAGGAAATATGTTGCCGGTCGCAATAGCATGGCCGTTACTTTCGGAGTTCATTCGAACTACAGAGAAGGCTATTAACGGACAATCGGACAACCGGGCAAATCTTCGTTTTGCACATGCGGAAACTGTTATTCCGTTTGTGGCCCTGATGGGTATAGGAAAAACTGACATACAGGTAACGTCTTCCGACTCTGTATCCACTTATTGGAAAGATTATGATATTGCTCCCATGGCTGCCAATGTCCAATGGATTCTTTATCATGATGAAAACAGTCAGGTTTGGATTAAAGTACTTTTGAATGAGAAAGAAGTGTCTATTCCCGTGGTAACATCTCGTTTTCCATATTATCGATGGGAAGAAGTCCGGGAGTTTCTTGAACAGCGGATAGCGATGTCGAAAAAGATACTTTCCGGTTTTCAAAACAAGAATGGTTAA
- a CDS encoding hybrid sensor histidine kinase/response regulator transcription factor has translation MNSFVKMRRYLLFIFLLINATVSKGQIYKYIGLENGLNNQKIYHIQKDRRGYMWFLTQEGVDRYDGKYIKHYTFSDDNMKLDSRVALSRFYMDSKDVLWVIGQKGRIFKYDSQHDKFELAYVHPELIRNKSQAFLDYGYLDKNDHVWLCYKDTITWYNIRTGKTLHKAVPVHGEITAIEQTDSNHFFIGTGSGLFSVGIEEGEFKLISDEVVNNISTPVHELYYHDVSKQLFVGTYKEGILIYNIGEAGKITSCSSPNNVEINRIVSLNAHELLIATGGKGVYKLDVNTCMSVPYITADYSSYNKMNGNNINDIYVDEEERIWLANYPTGITIRNNRYQSYDLIKHSLGNNRSLVNNQVHDVMEDSDGDLWFATSNGVSLYQTDTKEWHSFFSSFDPVPDDENHIFLALCEVSPGVIWAGGFTSNIYKIEKKGLKISLLSPSTMAGIRPDQYIFDIKKDSSGDIWSGGYYHLKRINLETKNVRLYPGVSSITTILEKNARQMWIGTRMGLYQLDKQTGVYRYIDLPIESLYICALYQREDGILYIGTRGAGLLVYDINKEVFIHQYRTDNCALISDNIYTILPRQDKSLLMGTENGITIYSPKEHSFRNWTREQGLMSVNFNAGSATTYSNGTLVFGGNDGAIRFPTDIQIPEPHYSRLLLRDFMIAYHPVYPGDDGSPLEKDIDETERLELTYGQNTFSFDVASINYDYPSNILYSWKIDGYHKEWSRPSQDNRILVRNLPPGNYTLQIRAISNEEKYKTYETRSIQIIITPPVWASVWAMVGYAILLLLIMVIIFRIIMLHKQKKISDEKTQFFINTAHDIRTPLTLIKAPLEEVVENHMVAEQALPHMNMALKNVNTLLQLTTNLINFERIDVYSSTLYVSEYELNTFMNDVCAAFRKYAEMKHVRFVYESNFDYLNVWFDSDKMGSILKNILSNALKYTSEEGSVCISACEEGDTWSIEVKDTGIGIPLGEQKKLFRNCFRGSNVVNLKVTGSGIGLMLVYKLVKLHKGKIRIQSAEHQGTCVRLTFPKGNTHLHKAKFISPKLLEQRPETIIPGSISDLPTMEISQINSSLQRILIVEDNDDLRNYLVDMLKTSYNIQACPNGKDALIIIREFNPDLVISDIMMPEMSGDELCSAIKGDLEMSHIPVVLLTALGDEKNMLEGLEIGADAYITKPFSVGILKATIKNILTNRALLRQVYNSIEEEEPSFPANCTNTLDWKFIASVKECIEKNMGNSNFNVEMLSIQHHMSRTSFFNKLKALTGYAPADYIRMIRLQHAAQLLKQGEYTIAEITDMVGFSDAKYFREVFKKYYGVSPSKYAESGKEISSSITDFKNME, from the coding sequence ATGAATAGTTTTGTAAAAATGAGAAGATATTTGTTGTTTATATTCCTTCTCATTAATGCTACTGTAAGCAAGGGGCAGATTTATAAGTATATAGGGCTGGAAAACGGTCTGAACAATCAGAAAATATACCATATCCAGAAAGACCGGCGAGGGTATATGTGGTTTCTGACTCAGGAAGGAGTAGACCGTTATGACGGCAAATATATTAAGCATTATACCTTTTCAGACGACAACATGAAGTTGGATTCACGGGTTGCCTTGAGCAGATTCTATATGGATAGCAAGGATGTATTATGGGTGATTGGTCAAAAAGGGCGTATTTTCAAGTATGATTCTCAACATGATAAATTCGAACTGGCTTATGTACATCCGGAACTGATCAGAAATAAGTCGCAGGCATTTCTTGATTACGGTTATTTGGACAAGAATGACCATGTGTGGTTATGCTATAAAGACACTATTACTTGGTATAATATCCGTACTGGAAAAACGTTGCATAAAGCGGTGCCGGTTCATGGGGAAATAACTGCCATTGAACAGACGGATAGCAACCATTTTTTTATCGGTACGGGAAGCGGCCTGTTTAGTGTTGGAATAGAAGAGGGAGAATTTAAGTTGATATCCGATGAAGTGGTGAATAATATCAGTACTCCGGTGCATGAACTCTATTACCATGATGTTTCCAAACAATTGTTTGTAGGAACTTATAAAGAGGGAATACTGATCTATAATATTGGTGAAGCGGGAAAAATTACTTCCTGCAGTTCACCCAACAATGTAGAAATTAACCGGATCGTTTCATTGAATGCCCATGAACTGTTGATAGCTACAGGTGGAAAAGGGGTATACAAACTGGATGTGAATACCTGCATGAGTGTACCTTATATAACGGCTGATTATAGTAGTTATAATAAGATGAACGGAAACAATATCAATGATATCTATGTGGATGAAGAAGAACGTATCTGGCTTGCCAATTATCCAACCGGTATCACAATCCGTAACAATCGTTATCAGAGTTACGACCTGATAAAGCATTCCCTTGGTAACAACCGGTCATTGGTGAATAATCAGGTTCATGATGTAATGGAGGATAGTGACGGCGATCTTTGGTTTGCAACCAGCAATGGTGTCAGTCTCTACCAGACCGATACAAAAGAGTGGCATTCTTTTTTTAGTTCTTTTGATCCGGTACCGGATGATGAGAATCACATCTTTTTAGCACTGTGTGAGGTTTCTCCCGGTGTGATATGGGCTGGTGGCTTTACTTCCAATATTTACAAGATAGAAAAAAAAGGACTTAAAATAAGTCTTCTATCTCCTTCTACTATGGCAGGAATACGTCCCGACCAGTATATTTTTGATATTAAAAAGGATTCGAGTGGTGATATATGGTCTGGCGGGTATTATCACCTAAAACGCATCAATCTTGAGACTAAAAACGTCCGTTTATATCCCGGGGTAAGTTCCATTACTACTATTCTGGAGAAAAATGCCCGCCAGATGTGGATTGGTACGAGAATGGGACTCTATCAGCTTGATAAGCAAACCGGAGTGTACCGGTATATTGACCTGCCCATTGAATCTCTTTATATATGTGCATTATACCAAAGAGAAGACGGTATTCTGTATATTGGTACCCGTGGAGCCGGACTTCTTGTTTATGATATCAATAAGGAGGTTTTCATCCATCAGTACCGGACCGATAATTGTGCGTTGATTTCCGACAATATTTATACGATTCTTCCACGTCAGGACAAAAGCCTCCTGATGGGGACGGAGAACGGTATTACAATCTATTCGCCCAAGGAACACTCTTTCCGCAACTGGACGCGGGAACAGGGGCTGATGAGTGTTAATTTTAATGCAGGCTCTGCTACAACTTACAGCAATGGTACGCTTGTTTTTGGTGGTAATGACGGTGCTATCAGATTTCCGACAGACATACAGATACCGGAGCCGCATTACTCACGTCTGTTGCTGCGCGATTTTATGATAGCCTATCATCCTGTTTATCCGGGTGATGACGGATCTCCTTTGGAGAAGGACATTGACGAAACAGAACGGCTTGAACTAACCTACGGGCAAAACACTTTCTCTTTTGATGTCGCTTCCATTAATTATGATTATCCTTCCAATATTCTTTATTCATGGAAGATTGACGGTTATCATAAAGAGTGGAGCCGTCCGAGTCAGGATAACCGGATTCTTGTCCGAAATTTGCCTCCCGGAAATTATACTTTGCAAATTCGTGCCATATCTAATGAAGAGAAATACAAAACTTATGAGACGAGGAGTATTCAGATCATTATCACTCCTCCGGTGTGGGCCAGTGTATGGGCGATGGTAGGATATGCAATTCTGTTGCTGCTGATTATGGTTATCATATTCCGTATTATCATGTTGCATAAACAAAAGAAAATATCGGATGAAAAGACACAGTTCTTTATTAATACGGCTCATGACATCCGTACACCGCTTACATTGATAAAAGCACCGTTGGAGGAAGTGGTAGAAAATCATATGGTGGCTGAACAGGCGTTGCCCCATATGAATATGGCTCTTAAGAATGTGAATACATTACTTCAACTGACGACCAACTTGATAAATTTCGAACGGATAGATGTCTATTCATCTACGCTCTATGTTTCCGAGTATGAACTGAATACCTTTATGAATGATGTTTGTGCCGCTTTTCGCAAATATGCCGAAATGAAACATGTCAGGTTTGTTTATGAAAGCAATTTTGACTATCTGAATGTATGGTTTGATAGTGACAAGATGGGATCCATATTGAAAAATATCTTGTCGAATGCTTTGAAGTATACATCTGAAGAAGGTAGTGTTTGTATTTCCGCTTGTGAGGAAGGAGACACCTGGAGCATCGAGGTGAAAGATACTGGAATCGGTATTCCTTTGGGTGAACAGAAAAAATTGTTCAGGAATTGTTTTCGAGGCAGCAATGTTGTCAATCTCAAAGTGACAGGTAGCGGAATAGGGCTGATGCTGGTATACAAACTGGTCAAGTTGCATAAAGGCAAGATCCGGATTCAGAGTGCCGAACATCAGGGTACTTGCGTACGGCTTACTTTCCCGAAAGGAAATACTCATCTCCATAAAGCAAAATTTATTTCTCCCAAGCTATTAGAACAACGTCCGGAGACTATCATACCGGGTAGTATTTCTGATTTGCCGACTATGGAGATATCCCAGATAAACAGTTCCTTACAACGTATCTTGATAGTGGAGGATAATGATGATTTGCGCAATTATCTGGTGGATATGCTTAAGACGAGTTATAATATTCAGGCATGTCCGAATGGAAAGGATGCGCTTATCATAATCCGGGAATTTAATCCGGATCTTGTTATATCCGATATAATGATGCCTGAAATGAGCGGAGATGAACTTTGTTCAGCGATTAAAGGCGATCTTGAGATGTCTCATATTCCGGTCGTTTTGCTGACAGCATTGGGAGATGAGAAGAATATGCTCGAAGGACTGGAAATCGGAGCGGATGCTTATATCACCAAGCCTTTCAGTGTAGGGATACTCAAGGCAACGATAAAAAATATACTTACGAATCGTGCTTTGCTCCGCCAGGTTTATAATAGTATCGAAGAGGAAGAACCGAGTTTCCCGGCTAATTGTACTAATACCTTGGACTGGAAATTTATAGCTTCTGTCAAAGAATGTATAGAGAAGAACATGGGGAATTCGAATTTTAATGTGGAAATGCTTAGCATCCAGCATCATATGAGTCGTACGAGCTTTTTCAATAAATTAAAGGCATTGACAGGTTATGCTCCGGCCGATTATATCCGGATGATACGTTTGCAACATGCCGCGCAATTGCTAAAGCAGGGCGAATATACAATAGCGGAAATTACCGATATGGTCGGGTTCTCGGATGCGAAATACTTCAGGGAAGTATTTAAAAAATATTATGGTGTAAGTCCAAGCAAGTATGCGGAGTCAGGAAAGGAAATTTCTTCTTCAATAACCGATTTCAAAAACATGGAATAG
- a CDS encoding family 20 glycosylhydrolase, with amino-acid sequence MMAMRNIWVMIVGICLFGCGVGKQPPSSQLSLTWKLEKDSVEARYFKNTFCLTNNGNKSLTNNWVIYFNQTPIYYQQPINAPLEIECLGSTYYKMYPTEHYQALAPGETLTFTILSEGNVINVSSIPEGAYVVTTDEKGKPLQPQNVPIEIELFKPDAQWISSRNSFPYADGNYFYKQNDDFSKPVDCDMLSLFPAPKKVEKTGGVSSFSQKVCLKFDDTFKEEALLLKSQLTSLLRCNVSDEDEETIIELKKMEVPATCQYPDEYYEIVIKNNRLTLKANDTHGIFNACQTLLALLDNMELTSSPLPNLHITDYPDMGHRGIMLDVARNFTKKADLLKLIDILSFYKMNVLHLHLSDDEAWRVEIPGLEELTEIASRRGHTTDEQTCLYPAYAWGWNETDTASLANGYYSRSDFMDILIYAKERHIRVIPEIDIPGHSRAAIKAMNARYQKYIDTDRPKAEEYLLVDFADTSQYLSAQNFTDNVINVAMPSTYHFLEKVIDEIVRMYQDAGVELTAFHVGGDEVPEGIWEGSSICRTFMQENGLAKIRDLKDYFLEQILEMLDKRNIQAVGWQDIVMNPDNTVNEHFRNSKVLNYCWNTIPEQGGDEVPYKLANAGYPIILCNVGNFYLDMAYCYHVEEPGLRWGGYVDEYVTFDMLPFDIYKSLRRNLRGEPVDVKTVSNGKQLLTKEGYQNIKGLSGQIWSETIRSFEQIEYYLFPKVFGLAERAWNAQPSWALSPDGKVYTDAKRKYNAAIVDYELPRLARRGINFRVSPPGIIVKDGLLLANTTNPNAVIRYTTDGSEPNENSVVWKEPIKCDAPLVKAKAFYLGKESVAIELINR; translated from the coding sequence ATGATGGCTATGAGGAATATATGGGTAATGATAGTAGGAATATGCCTGTTTGGTTGTGGGGTTGGTAAACAACCCCCTTCCTCACAGCTATCCTTAACATGGAAGCTGGAAAAAGATAGTGTGGAAGCCAGATATTTTAAGAATACATTCTGCCTGACGAATAATGGGAATAAATCTCTGACTAATAATTGGGTGATCTATTTTAATCAGACACCTATTTATTATCAGCAACCTATTAATGCACCGCTGGAAATTGAATGTTTGGGTTCGACTTACTATAAAATGTACCCCACTGAGCACTACCAGGCATTGGCACCGGGTGAAACACTTACTTTTACTATATTGAGTGAAGGAAATGTGATTAATGTGTCCTCGATTCCTGAAGGGGCTTATGTGGTAACTACCGATGAAAAAGGAAAACCGTTACAACCGCAAAATGTCCCCATTGAGATCGAGCTTTTTAAGCCCGACGCCCAATGGATTAGCTCGAGGAATAGCTTTCCCTATGCAGATGGAAATTATTTTTATAAGCAGAATGATGATTTCAGTAAGCCGGTAGATTGTGATATGCTTTCTCTTTTTCCTGCTCCTAAAAAAGTGGAAAAGACGGGTGGTGTTTCTTCTTTCTCTCAAAAGGTTTGTCTGAAGTTTGATGATACATTTAAAGAGGAAGCTCTTTTATTGAAAAGTCAATTGACCTCACTATTAAGATGTAACGTTTCTGATGAGGATGAAGAAACAATCATTGAATTGAAGAAAATGGAGGTACCTGCTACTTGTCAATATCCCGATGAGTATTACGAAATCGTGATAAAGAATAACCGGTTGACTCTGAAAGCTAATGATACACATGGCATATTTAATGCTTGTCAGACATTGCTTGCCTTATTAGATAACATGGAACTAACTTCTTCTCCGCTTCCTAATCTTCATATTACCGATTATCCGGACATGGGGCATCGGGGAATTATGTTGGACGTAGCCCGTAACTTTACAAAGAAAGCGGACCTGCTGAAATTGATCGATATATTGTCATTCTATAAGATGAATGTACTGCATTTGCATTTGAGTGACGATGAGGCTTGGCGTGTGGAAATACCCGGATTGGAGGAGTTGACAGAAATAGCTTCTCGCAGAGGACATACCACAGATGAACAGACATGTCTTTATCCTGCGTATGCCTGGGGATGGAATGAGACAGATACTGCTTCATTGGCCAATGGATATTATTCTCGCAGTGACTTCATGGATATTTTGATATATGCGAAAGAAAGGCATATCAGAGTTATTCCCGAAATAGACATTCCCGGACATTCTCGTGCAGCGATTAAAGCCATGAATGCCCGTTATCAGAAATATATAGATACGGACCGGCCGAAAGCGGAAGAATATCTTTTGGTTGACTTTGCGGATACTTCCCAATATCTGTCTGCACAAAATTTCACAGACAATGTGATTAATGTTGCCATGCCCTCCACTTATCATTTTCTTGAAAAAGTAATTGATGAAATCGTGCGGATGTATCAGGATGCAGGAGTAGAACTGACTGCTTTCCATGTGGGTGGAGATGAAGTGCCGGAAGGTATTTGGGAAGGTTCTTCTATCTGCCGCACTTTTATGCAAGAGAACGGACTGGCTAAGATACGGGATTTGAAGGATTATTTTCTGGAACAAATATTGGAAATGCTGGACAAACGTAACATACAGGCAGTCGGATGGCAGGACATTGTTATGAATCCTGATAATACCGTTAACGAACATTTCAGAAACAGTAAGGTATTAAATTATTGCTGGAATACCATCCCGGAGCAGGGTGGGGATGAAGTACCGTATAAGTTAGCTAATGCGGGCTATCCGATTATACTTTGTAATGTGGGCAATTTCTATTTGGATATGGCCTATTGCTATCATGTGGAAGAACCGGGATTGCGTTGGGGCGGTTACGTAGATGAGTATGTGACGTTTGATATGTTGCCTTTTGATATTTATAAGTCTTTACGACGGAATTTGAGAGGTGAACCTGTTGATGTGAAAACAGTCTCAAACGGTAAACAGCTCTTAACAAAGGAAGGTTATCAGAATATCAAAGGTCTGTCCGGACAAATCTGGTCGGAGACAATCCGTAGTTTTGAACAGATAGAATATTATCTTTTCCCAAAAGTTTTCGGATTGGCAGAACGCGCCTGGAATGCTCAACCATCGTGGGCTTTATCTCCGGACGGCAAAGTATATACGGATGCCAAACGGAAATATAATGCCGCTATTGTAGATTATGAGTTGCCACGGCTGGCAAGGCGAGGAATTAATTTCCGGGTATCTCCTCCCGGTATTATTGTAAAGGATGGGTTATTATTGGCTAATACAACCAATCCAAATGCAGTAATCAGGTATACTACTGATGGTAGTGAGCCAAATGAAAACTCTGTTGTATGGAAAGAACCGATAAAGTGTGATGCACCATTGGTAAAGGCTAAAGCTTTTTATTTAGGGAAAGAAAGCGTAGCAATTGAGTTGATTAATAGATGA
- a CDS encoding cellulase family glycosylhydrolase produces the protein MKKILLSFFIGIMLIACSQKTVSVREVWTKEQANEWYKQWGWLRGCDFIPSTAINQMEMWQADTFDPVTIERELGWAEEIGMNCMRVYLHHLVWETDKEGFKKRINEYLTIADKHHISTIFVFLDDCWNPVYQSGKQPEPQPGVHNSGWARDPGDLYYKGDTAVILPVLESYVKDILTTFKDDKRIVLWDLYNEPGGSGGYRYGERSLPLLQKIFMWGRTVNPSQPLSAGVWDMSLTNLNKFQLENSDVITYHTYEGLNSHQQLIDTLKQYGRPMICTEYMARTQNSTFQDIMPLLKKENIGAINWGLVAGKTNTIFAWDTPLPDVVEPPLWFHDIFRSDGTPYSAEEVECIRSLTK, from the coding sequence ATGAAAAAGATATTACTCTCATTTTTTATTGGTATTATGTTGATTGCCTGCAGTCAGAAAACAGTTTCTGTTCGTGAAGTCTGGACAAAAGAGCAGGCTAATGAGTGGTATAAACAATGGGGATGGCTTCGTGGATGCGATTTTATTCCAAGTACGGCAATCAACCAAATGGAGATGTGGCAGGCAGATACTTTTGATCCGGTTACTATTGAACGTGAACTGGGTTGGGCGGAAGAAATAGGCATGAACTGTATGCGCGTATATTTACATCACTTGGTTTGGGAAACAGACAAGGAAGGCTTTAAGAAACGTATCAATGAATACCTTACTATTGCCGACAAGCATCATATTTCTACCATCTTCGTCTTCCTGGATGATTGCTGGAATCCTGTTTATCAGTCCGGCAAACAACCGGAACCACAGCCGGGAGTACACAATTCGGGATGGGCGCGTGATCCGGGTGATCTGTATTATAAAGGTGATACGGCAGTGATACTTCCGGTATTGGAAAGCTATGTGAAAGATATCCTGACTACCTTTAAGGATGATAAGAGAATCGTATTATGGGATTTATATAATGAGCCGGGAGGTTCGGGAGGATATAGATACGGTGAAAGAAGTTTGCCGTTATTGCAGAAAATATTTATGTGGGGACGAACAGTGAATCCGTCACAACCTCTGTCGGCCGGAGTTTGGGATATGAGCCTGACTAATCTGAATAAATTCCAATTGGAAAATTCGGATGTGATAACATACCACACGTATGAAGGTTTGAATTCTCATCAGCAACTCATTGATACATTGAAGCAATACGGTCGTCCGATGATTTGTACGGAATATATGGCACGTACTCAAAATAGTACTTTTCAAGATATTATGCCACTGCTGAAGAAAGAAAATATCGGTGCAATCAATTGGGGACTTGTAGCCGGAAAAACAAATACGATCTTTGCATGGGACACTCCATTGCCTGATGTTGTTGAACCTCCATTGTGGTTCCACGATATATTCCGCAGTGATGGGACCCCTTATTCGGCAGAGGAAGTAGAATGTATCCGGTCATTAACTAAATAA